A window of Festucalex cinctus isolate MCC-2025b chromosome 6, RoL_Fcin_1.0, whole genome shotgun sequence contains these coding sequences:
- the fbxo8 gene encoding F-box only protein 8 isoform X2: MGQALWRLPPRQQQQLQEELVDRLADTRGARQEQGRDGGTLRRVPQHCYGPDIYHLLKTRRGGKEQNGFIDLEMLPPELGITILSYLNATDLCLAGCVWQGLGNDEYLWQGLCKSTWGHCSIYNRRLPAGFSYRRLYLQLDEGSLTFNANPQEGISYFMSKGILVDHPTEQAKFIFYTRRLNWKMLRIYLDERRDVLDELVTLHNFSNQFLPNALRDFFRHIHAPEERGEYLETLITKFSHRFCTCNPGLVRELGLSPDAVYVLCYSLILLSIDLTSPHVKNKMSKREFIRNTRRAAHNVSDDFVGHLYDNIYLIGHVAA; this comes from the exons ATGGGTCAGGCACTGTGGAGGCTGCCACCCAGACAACAGCAGCAGCTTCAAGAAGAGCTTGTTGACCGACTGGCTGATACAAGAGGAGCCAGACAAGAGCAAG GGAGGGATGGAGGGACACTTCGAAGAGTCCCTCAACATTGTTATGGCCCAGACATCTACCATCTGCTGAAAACTCGCAGAGGAG GTAAAGAACAAAATGGTTTTATAGATTTGGAGATGCTCCCACCAGAGCTGGGCATCACCATATTGTCGTATCTGAATGCTACTGACCTGTGTCTGGCCGGGTGTGTGTGGCAGGGCCTAGGAAATGATGAATATCTGTGGCAGGG GCTCTGCAAGTCCACTTGGGGTCACTGCTCCATCTACAACAGAAGGCTGCCTGCTGGTTTCTCATATAGAAGACTGTATCTACAGCTAGATGAAGGCAGCCTTACATTCAACGCAAACCCGCAGGAG GGAATTTCTTATTTCATGTCTAAAGGCATACTAGTGGATCACCCCACAGAGCAGGCGAAGTTCATCTTTTACACTAGACGGCTCAACTGGAAGATGCTAAGAATTTACCTGGATGAGAG gCGTGATGTTTTGGATGAGCTGGTGACGCTTCACAATTTCAGCAATCAGTTCCTCCCCAATGCCCTGAGGGATTTCTTCAGACACATTCATGCTccagaggagagaggagagtatCTGGAAACTCTCATCACCAAATTTAGCCACAGGTTTTGTACCTGTAACCCTGGTCTTGTCCGAGAGCTGGGTCTCAGTCCTG ATGCTGTATATGTGCTGTGCTACAGTCTCATCCTGTTGTCCATTGATCTGACCAGTCCTCACGTCAAAAACAAGATGTCAAAGAGGGAGTTCATCAGGAACACTCGCAGAGCGGCCCATAATGTCTCGGACGACTTTGTGGGCCATCTTTATGACAACATCTACTTGATTGGCCACGTGGCTGCGTAA
- the fbxo8 gene encoding F-box only protein 8 isoform X1, giving the protein MMLELGTFLFTIVGVVYATQLTFLAKVGQPRARQWKDDWMGQALWRLPPRQQQQLQEELVDRLADTRGARQEQGRDGGTLRRVPQHCYGPDIYHLLKTRRGGKEQNGFIDLEMLPPELGITILSYLNATDLCLAGCVWQGLGNDEYLWQGLCKSTWGHCSIYNRRLPAGFSYRRLYLQLDEGSLTFNANPQEGISYFMSKGILVDHPTEQAKFIFYTRRLNWKMLRIYLDERRDVLDELVTLHNFSNQFLPNALRDFFRHIHAPEERGEYLETLITKFSHRFCTCNPGLVRELGLSPDAVYVLCYSLILLSIDLTSPHVKNKMSKREFIRNTRRAAHNVSDDFVGHLYDNIYLIGHVAA; this is encoded by the exons ATGATGCTGGAACTTGGAACGTTCTTGTTTACAATAGTCGGGGTTGTTTATGCAACACAGCTGACGTTTCTGGCGAAGGTGGGACAGCCACGGGCACGGCAGTGGAAAGACGATTGG ATGGGTCAGGCACTGTGGAGGCTGCCACCCAGACAACAGCAGCAGCTTCAAGAAGAGCTTGTTGACCGACTGGCTGATACAAGAGGAGCCAGACAAGAGCAAG GGAGGGATGGAGGGACACTTCGAAGAGTCCCTCAACATTGTTATGGCCCAGACATCTACCATCTGCTGAAAACTCGCAGAGGAG GTAAAGAACAAAATGGTTTTATAGATTTGGAGATGCTCCCACCAGAGCTGGGCATCACCATATTGTCGTATCTGAATGCTACTGACCTGTGTCTGGCCGGGTGTGTGTGGCAGGGCCTAGGAAATGATGAATATCTGTGGCAGGG GCTCTGCAAGTCCACTTGGGGTCACTGCTCCATCTACAACAGAAGGCTGCCTGCTGGTTTCTCATATAGAAGACTGTATCTACAGCTAGATGAAGGCAGCCTTACATTCAACGCAAACCCGCAGGAG GGAATTTCTTATTTCATGTCTAAAGGCATACTAGTGGATCACCCCACAGAGCAGGCGAAGTTCATCTTTTACACTAGACGGCTCAACTGGAAGATGCTAAGAATTTACCTGGATGAGAG gCGTGATGTTTTGGATGAGCTGGTGACGCTTCACAATTTCAGCAATCAGTTCCTCCCCAATGCCCTGAGGGATTTCTTCAGACACATTCATGCTccagaggagagaggagagtatCTGGAAACTCTCATCACCAAATTTAGCCACAGGTTTTGTACCTGTAACCCTGGTCTTGTCCGAGAGCTGGGTCTCAGTCCTG ATGCTGTATATGTGCTGTGCTACAGTCTCATCCTGTTGTCCATTGATCTGACCAGTCCTCACGTCAAAAACAAGATGTCAAAGAGGGAGTTCATCAGGAACACTCGCAGAGCGGCCCATAATGTCTCGGACGACTTTGTGGGCCATCTTTATGACAACATCTACTTGATTGGCCACGTGGCTGCGTAA
- the cep44 gene encoding centrosomal protein of 44 kDa produces the protein MLPTGDVQGCLRKLDTLLRIIKYPGHVDYSGLSKGDPSAFLPILSFSLTTFSPPFAEQLVAAGLVLTSKTDLRFTDTLYKVLRDVFHYKPVISKQQFLQRGFVQRKISTLCDIIDLVLQRHKELKRRTTKFPVS, from the exons ATGTTGCCCACTGGCGATGTACAAGGCTGTCTTCGTAAACTGGATACTCTCTTACGAATCATAAAGTACCCTGGACATGTCGACTACAGTGG CCTTTCCAAAGGAGACCCCTCAGCTTTTCTGCCAATTTTGAGCTTCAGTCTCACCACATTCTCTCCACCTTTTGCTGAGCAACTTGTGGCAGCTGGACTGGTGCTGACAAGCAAAACTGACCTGAGATTCACTGACACACTCTATAAG GTTCTACGAGACGTCTTCCACTATAAGCCAGTAATTTCCAAGCAACAGTTCCTTCAGAGGGGGTTTGTGCAAAGAAAAATTTCCACCCTTTGTGACATCATTGACTTGGTCTTGCAGAGACACAAGGAACTAAAAAGAAG aacCACGAAATTTCCAGTTTCTTAG